In Zingiber officinale cultivar Zhangliang chromosome 3B, Zo_v1.1, whole genome shotgun sequence, a single window of DNA contains:
- the LOC122056448 gene encoding carboxypeptidase SOL1-like produces the protein MERLTLFLDRFIVSLSFLSLLTTAIARGGDPSQHPLPGVADAGDSILTRQLFEEKEPVITDEMAGGYMSNSELEEAMKEFSKRCANISRMYSIGKSVKGFPLWVMEISDKAGEEEPEPAFKFIGNVHGDEPVGRELLMLLANWLCDNYMKDPLATLIIKNIHLHILPTMNPDGFALRRRGNANNVDLNRNFPDKFFPMNDIMQTRQPETRAIMTWVKEGHFTASASLHGGALVANYPWDGSEWIRKQYNACPDDRTFRYMARVYSNSHYNMSLSKEFEGGITNGALWYPIYGGMQDWNYIHGGCFELTLEISDNKWPPANELPVLWEYNRKSMINLVASVVKTGIHGRVFSKDGHPLPASVMIKGINSMVNASSILGDYHRMLAPGAGKSYQVSVSLPGFQQKTTQILMQDSSASLDFILEPEDSSKIRRIPRILGCRCDGTDKLELVQYLRGIQLEIYIVVSICLFLFILFKRKWFLKLVNQRHIVTPKRSIV, from the exons ATGGAGCGCCTTACTCTATTCTTGGATCGATTTATTGTTTCTCTGTCTTTCCTCTCCCTTCTCACCACTGCGATTGCAAGAGGCGGCGACCCAAGCCAGCATCCTCTTCCAG GGGTTGCTGATGCTGGAGACAGTATCTTAACTCGGCAGCTCTTTGAAGAGAAAGAGCCAGTTATAAC AGATGAAATGGCTGGAGGGTACATGAGCAACTCGGAGCTTGAGGAGGCTATGAAGGAATTCAGTAAAAGATGTGCTAATATTTCCAGGATGTACAG CATTGGAAAGAGTGTTAAAGGTTTCCCATTG TGGGTGATGGAAATCTCTGACAAAGCTGGAGAGGAAGAGCCTGAACCTGCATTCAAG TTCATTGGTAATGTGCATGGTGATGAACCAGTTGGACGGGAGCTATTGATGCTTCTTGCTAACTGGTTATGTGACAATTACATGAAGGATCCCCTG GCAACATTAATCATCAAAAATATTCACCTTCATATTCTTCCTACAATGAACCCTGATGGATTTGCTCTCAGGAGACGTGGGAATGCAAATAATGTGGATTTGAATAGGAATTTTCCTGATAAA TTTTTTCCTATGAATGATATCATGCAAACTCGCCAACCAGAAACAAGAGCAATCATGACTTGGGTGAAAGAAGGGCATTTCACTGCCTCTGCAAGTTTACATGGG GGTGCACTTGTTGCAAATTACCCATGGGATGGTTCTGAATGGATAAG GAAACAATACAATGCATGCCCTGATGATAGAACTTTCCGCTATATGGCTCGTGTCTATAGTAACTCTCACTATAACATGTCACTGAGTAAAGAATTTGAAGGGGGCATAACAAATGGGGCACTCTG GTATCCTATATATGGTGGGATGCAAGATTGGAACTACATTCATGGGGGCTGTTTTGAATTAACTTTGGAAATTAGCGATAATAAATGGCCTCCTGCGAATGAG CTCCCTGTTCTCTGGGAATATAATAGAAAAAGTATGATAAACCTTGTAGCGAGTGTGGTAAAG ACTGGGATTCATGGAAGGGTATTTTCAAAGGACGGTCATCCTTTGCCTGCTTCAGTAATGATCAAGGGGATTAATTCCATG GTGAATGCCAGCAGTATCCTTGGAGATTACCATCGGATGTTGGCTCCTGGGGCTGGGAAAAGCTATCAAG TTTCGGTATCTCTGCCTGGTTTCCAGCAAAAGACTACACAAATATTGATGCAAGATTCATCAGCCAGTTTGGATTTCATTCTTGAACCTGAAGATTCAAGCAAAATTAGACGTATTCCTAGGATATTGGGTTGCAGGTGCGATGGCACTGACAAACTAGAATTGGTCCAGTATCTGAGAGGTATTCAGCTGGAGATATATATTGTGGTCTCCATCTGCTTATTTTTATTCATCTTGTTTAAGAGGAAATGGTTCCTTAAGTTGGTGAACCAGAGACATATTGTCACCCCAAAACGATCAATTGTTTAA